Proteins encoded within one genomic window of Oncorhynchus keta strain PuntledgeMale-10-30-2019 chromosome 12, Oket_V2, whole genome shotgun sequence:
- the LOC118370394 gene encoding forkhead box protein I1-ema-like, which produces MTMFVPQSLSPTSCGTQYPSLGQESPEFSLYSDSFYSPLAVSSLQQATPPAYDLGDYTSSSTNPYLWFNGPELNSVPYIEGPTGPACGPYVPQHCNMQRPYLGADGPGVVVGDLSWFSMPSQEELMKLVRPPYSYSALIAMAIHGAQERRLTLSQIYQYVADNFPFYNKSKAGWQNSIRHNLSLNDCFKKVPRDEDDPGKGNYWTLDPNCEKRFDNGNFRRKRKRKSESLPGDGGSSGSESLESSPKHPNNMSDVSSSSDRGPSPISSAPSLCLNSFLSQMA; this is translated from the exons ATGACGATGTTTGTGCCACAGAGCCTCTCTCCAACTTCATGTGGGACCCAGTACCCCAGTCTGGGACAGGAGTCTCCAGAGTTCAGCCTGTACAGCGACAGCTTCTACAGCCCTCTAGCCGTGTCTAGCCTGCAGCAGGCCACCCCTCCTGCCTATGACCTGGGAGACTACACCAGCTCTTCTACCAATCCTTACCTGTGGTTCAATGGCCCAGAGCTCAACAGTGTTCCCTACATAGAGGGACCCACGGGGCCAGCTTGTGGGCCCTATGTGCCCCAACACTGCAACATGCAAAGGCCCTATCTGGGTGCTGATGGGCCGGGGGTTGTGGTAGGGGACCTGAGCTGGTTTTCCATGCCCTCTCAAGAAGAGCTGATGAAGCTAGTCAGGCCACCCTACTCCTACTCTGCCCTTATTGCCATGGCGATCCATGGGGCCCAAGAGAGACGGCTCACCCTGAGCCAGATCTACCAATATGTAGCAGACAACTTCCCCTTCTACAACAAAAGCAAGGCCGGGTGGCAGAACTCTATTCgccacaacctctccctcaatgactgctTCAAAAAGGTGCCCCGAGATGAGGATGATCCAG GCAAGGGTAACTATTGGACCTTGGACCCCAACTGTGAGAAGAGGTTCGACAACGGCAACTTCCGTCGCAAGAGGAAGAGGAAGTCAGAATCCCTGCCTGGCGACGGGGGCTCCTCAGGTTCTGAGTCATTAGAGTCCAGCCCCAAACACCCCAACAACATGAGTGACGTGTCCAGCTCCTCTGACCGCggcccctcccccatctcctcagctccctccctctgcctgaACAGCTTCCTGTCTCAGATGGCTTAA